The following proteins are encoded in a genomic region of candidate division WOR-3 bacterium:
- a CDS encoding T9SS type A sorting domain-containing protein, producing the protein MFLKQTEKYRGIYNNWICTAKAGIVNLSIYDAIGRLVKQWNDKTSGQSNHITQQGTDEQRGEISNGICFVRLETGGKKINQKVILAK; encoded by the coding sequence GTGTTTCTCAAGCAGACTGAAAAATACCGAGGAATTTATAATAATTGGATATGCACTGCTAAAGCAGGAATAGTCAATCTCTCAATATATGATGCAATAGGCAGATTGGTTAAACAATGGAATGATAAGACAAGCGGGCAATCCAACCACATTACTCAGCAGGGCACTGATGAACAGAGAGGGGAAATCTCCAACGGAATTTGTTTTGTAAGGCTTGAAACTGGGGGTAAGAAGATTAATCAGAAAGTCATTTTGGCTAAATAA